In Micromonospora inyonensis, the genomic window CAGCTCGTCGAGCGGCTCGAGGAACGCGGTCTGGTCACCCGGGTCGGTGAGCAGGCCGGCGGGCGTGGGCCGAACGCCCAGCTCTACGCCGTCCGGCCGGGCAGCGCGCACGTGATCGGGGTCGACGTCGGCGCGGACCGGGTGGTGGCGGCCTGCGCCGACATCACCGGCGCGGTGATCGGTCGGGCGGAGCAGTCCACCCGGGACACCGACGATCCGGTGGGTGTGGTGCACAACGCGGTGGTGCAGGCCGCGGGGAACGCGGACGCGCCGATGGCGAGCGTACGCCGGGTCGTGCTCGGGACCCCCGGTCTGGTCGACCCGGCCACCGGGGACATCACCTTCGCGTTCAACCTGCCCCGGTGGCACCGCGGCCTGCTCGCCGCGCTCCGCGACGACCTGGCCACCACGGTGGTCTTCGAGAACGACGTCAACCTGGCCGCGGTCGCCGAGGCGCAGTCCGGCGCGGCCCAGGGGACGACCGACTTCGTGCTGGTCTGGGTGGACGCCGGGGTGGGGCTGGCGATCATGCTGAACGGGCGGCTGCACCACGGCAGCAGCGGCGCGGCCGGTGAGATCGGGTACCTGCCGGTGCCGGGGGCGCCGATCCCCCGGGACGTCTCCCGCCGGGCGAAGCCGGCGTTCCAGCAGTTGGCCGGGGCGGAGGCGGTCCGCGCGGTGGCCCAGGAGTACGGCTTCCCGGCCGACGTCACCGCCGCTGATGCCGTCCATGCGGCGATCGCGGCCGGTACGGCCGGCGGCCCGATGCTCGACGAGCTGGCCCGGCGCCTGGCGCTCGGGGTGGCGAGCACCTGCGTGGTGCTGGACCCGCCGCTGGTGGTGCTGGCCGGTGAGATCGGCCGGGCCGGTGGCGCGGCGCTCGCCGAGCGGGTGCAGCACGAGGTGGCCGCGATCACGCTGGTCCGGCCGAGGGTGGTGCCCACCGGGCTGCGCGAGGAGCCGATCCTGCGGGGCGCGCTGCGGACCGCCCTGGACGCCGTCCGAGACGAGGTCTTCGGTTCCACGGTCGGCTGACCCGTC contains:
- a CDS encoding ROK family transcriptional regulator, whose protein sequence is MSSTRLPGTPRLLRALNDRAALELLLERGPLTRARLGELTGLSKVTASQLVERLEERGLVTRVGEQAGGRGPNAQLYAVRPGSAHVIGVDVGADRVVAACADITGAVIGRAEQSTRDTDDPVGVVHNAVVQAAGNADAPMASVRRVVLGTPGLVDPATGDITFAFNLPRWHRGLLAALRDDLATTVVFENDVNLAAVAEAQSGAAQGTTDFVLVWVDAGVGLAIMLNGRLHHGSSGAAGEIGYLPVPGAPIPRDVSRRAKPAFQQLAGAEAVRAVAQEYGFPADVTAADAVHAAIAAGTAGGPMLDELARRLALGVASTCVVLDPPLVVLAGEIGRAGGAALAERVQHEVAAITLVRPRVVPTGLREEPILRGALRTALDAVRDEVFGSTVG